A stretch of the Helicoverpa armigera isolate CAAS_96S chromosome 5, ASM3070526v1, whole genome shotgun sequence genome encodes the following:
- the LOC110369599 gene encoding zinc finger protein 69 isoform X2 → MKSVFEEAICQLCLQVDVKLFKISDVQHVFIESILKLNDIHYITKSSLRLLDRHKIGLNPVKLKSKAITITKVVYDVCNSENIDINNTLDVDPEEHNSINRNTNKSLLSVVISGNKEGVVKQNEGEELVAICPVDHCHTTSSPLIPVINSNSHTFDLRATECASLKECNEAPVDITNEDSSNITKDTSLPIIKRNTISIDLGESLNECNGASISKDDGDDTKYSFSPIKSNLEVVSTIKCESLIENREESAGISQGDDSNDSLIPVELKLVTIDLGVEEHSLNESNKAPTGVSHEDDGNDTNDPLLSVIKSNPVSLDIDNYPNTTQIRFQKKKVTIKKKKKKIDIEFEPESPSEDEKKQLEKDGNYMPSEDSTSHSEDSAYDDFDDNGKKIAKPRHGLAYPRQCDNCNYEVPRHYEHFRHYIFMHPDIPYPYGEKKEYTCSVCGKMTTRAKINSHELSHINQNLQCPKCPKKFKNNQNLYNHMSRTHAKQKVICDYCSKAFNTKGDLRRHLRTHTGTKPFKCHICDAAFAHSGNRIVHIRSTHQNIKYVPKKKVKRDQKAKSKNKHSTYDSNESSDEGTLVKRKKRTKPTSKSRKRKNNVVSNKKLKPIKKKKMSVVAKENIQNKDTDSESEDELLSDIKLRKTFNE, encoded by the exons ATGAAGTCTGTATTCGAAGAAGCAATTTGTCAGCTGTGCCTACAAGTTgatgtaaaactttttaaaataagcgACGTACAACATGTATTCATTGAAAGTATTCTGAAACTAAATGATATTCACTAT ATAACCAAGTCTTCACTTCGACTCCTGGATAGacataaaattggattaaatCCTGTGAAACTAAAATCAAAGGCCATTACAATAACTAAAGTTGTATATGACGTTTGTAACTCTGAAAATATAGATATCAATAATACTTTAGATGTAGACCCAGAAGAACACAATTCAATCAACagaaacacaaataaatcattattaagtGTTGTTATAAGTGGCAATAAAGAAGGAgttgtaaaacaaaatgaagGTGAAGAACTAGTTGCTATTTGCCCTGTAGACCATTGTCATACCACATCAAGCCCTCTTATACCAGTAATTAATTCAAATAGTCATACATTTGATTTAAGGGCAACAGAATGTGCAAGTCTAAAAGAATGCAATGAAGCACCAGTTGATATTACCAATGAAGACAGCAGTAATATCACAAAAGACACTTCTTTACCAATAATTAAGCGGAACACCATAAGTATAGACTTAGGGGAAAGTCTAAATGAATGCAATGGAGCATCAATCAGTAAGGATGATGGTGATGACACAAAATACTCTTTTTCACCAATTAAGTCTAACCTTGAAGTTGTCAGTACAATAAAATGTGAAAGTCTAATTGAAAATCGTGAAGAATCAGCTGGTATTAGCCAAGGAGATGACAGTAATGACTCTCTCATACCAGTTGAGTTAAAACTTGTTACAATAGACTTAGGTGTAGAAGAACACAGTTTAAATGAAAGTAATAAAGCACCAACTGGTGTTAGCCATGAAGATGATGGTAATGACACAAATGATCCTCTTTTGTCAGTTATCAAATCAAACCCTGTTTCATTAGATATAGATAACTATCcaaacacaacacaaattaGATTTCAGAAGAAgaaagtaacaataaaaaagaaaaaaaaaaagattgacATTGAATTTGAACCTGAGTCGCCAAGTGAAGATGAAAAGAAGCAGTTGGAAAAAGATGGTAATTACATGCCTTCTGAGGACTCCACCAGCCACTCTGAAGACTCTGCATATGATGATTTTGATGATAATGGCAAGAAAATTGCAAAACCAAGACATGGATTGGCATATCCACGGCAATGTGACAAC TGTAATTACGAAGTGCCGCGACATTATGAACACTTtcgtcattatatttttatgcatcCTGATATCCCATATCCGTATggagaaaaaaaagaatatacgTGTTCTGTTTGCGGTAAAATGACG ACACGCGCGAAGATAAATTCCCATGAATTAAGTCACATTAATCAAAATTTGCAGTGTCCAAAATGCCCAAAAAAGTTTAAGAATAACCAGAATTTGTATAATCACATGTCAAGAACACATGCAAAACAGAAAGTAATTTGTGATTATTGTTCCAAAGCATTCAATACCAAAGGTGATTTACGGCGACATTTGCGt ACTCATACCGGAACAAAACCTTTCAAATGCCATATTTGCGATGCTGCGTTCGCCCACAGCGGCAATAGAATTGTTCATATTCGTAGCACacatcaaaacattaaatatgtcCCTAAGAAAAAAGTGAAAAGAGACCAGAAAGCAAAAAGCAAGAACAAACATAGTACATACGATAGCAATGAGTCCAGTGATGAGGGAACATTAGTAAAAAGGAAAAAGCGTACAAAACCTACTTCCAAGTc
- the LOC110369599 gene encoding zinc finger protein 37 isoform X1, whose protein sequence is MKSVFEEAICQLCLQVDVKLFKISDVQHVFIESILKLNDIHYVPSENLSVCPICMALLVKTFNFVQTVWKAQEIVYDFLQNVNMITKSSLRLLDRHKIGLNPVKLKSKAITITKVVYDVCNSENIDINNTLDVDPEEHNSINRNTNKSLLSVVISGNKEGVVKQNEGEELVAICPVDHCHTTSSPLIPVINSNSHTFDLRATECASLKECNEAPVDITNEDSSNITKDTSLPIIKRNTISIDLGESLNECNGASISKDDGDDTKYSFSPIKSNLEVVSTIKCESLIENREESAGISQGDDSNDSLIPVELKLVTIDLGVEEHSLNESNKAPTGVSHEDDGNDTNDPLLSVIKSNPVSLDIDNYPNTTQIRFQKKKVTIKKKKKKIDIEFEPESPSEDEKKQLEKDGNYMPSEDSTSHSEDSAYDDFDDNGKKIAKPRHGLAYPRQCDNCNYEVPRHYEHFRHYIFMHPDIPYPYGEKKEYTCSVCGKMTTRAKINSHELSHINQNLQCPKCPKKFKNNQNLYNHMSRTHAKQKVICDYCSKAFNTKGDLRRHLRTHTGTKPFKCHICDAAFAHSGNRIVHIRSTHQNIKYVPKKKVKRDQKAKSKNKHSTYDSNESSDEGTLVKRKKRTKPTSKSRKRKNNVVSNKKLKPIKKKKMSVVAKENIQNKDTDSESEDELLSDIKLRKTFNE, encoded by the exons ATGAAGTCTGTATTCGAAGAAGCAATTTGTCAGCTGTGCCTACAAGTTgatgtaaaactttttaaaataagcgACGTACAACATGTATTCATTGAAAGTATTCTGAAACTAAATGATATTCACTAT GTACCAAGTGAGAATCTTTCCGTATGTCCCATATGCATGGCTCTCTTAGTGAAGACCTTTAACTTTGTACAAACAGTTTGGAAAGCTCAAGAGATTGTCTATGATTTTTTACAAAACGTTAATATG ATAACCAAGTCTTCACTTCGACTCCTGGATAGacataaaattggattaaatCCTGTGAAACTAAAATCAAAGGCCATTACAATAACTAAAGTTGTATATGACGTTTGTAACTCTGAAAATATAGATATCAATAATACTTTAGATGTAGACCCAGAAGAACACAATTCAATCAACagaaacacaaataaatcattattaagtGTTGTTATAAGTGGCAATAAAGAAGGAgttgtaaaacaaaatgaagGTGAAGAACTAGTTGCTATTTGCCCTGTAGACCATTGTCATACCACATCAAGCCCTCTTATACCAGTAATTAATTCAAATAGTCATACATTTGATTTAAGGGCAACAGAATGTGCAAGTCTAAAAGAATGCAATGAAGCACCAGTTGATATTACCAATGAAGACAGCAGTAATATCACAAAAGACACTTCTTTACCAATAATTAAGCGGAACACCATAAGTATAGACTTAGGGGAAAGTCTAAATGAATGCAATGGAGCATCAATCAGTAAGGATGATGGTGATGACACAAAATACTCTTTTTCACCAATTAAGTCTAACCTTGAAGTTGTCAGTACAATAAAATGTGAAAGTCTAATTGAAAATCGTGAAGAATCAGCTGGTATTAGCCAAGGAGATGACAGTAATGACTCTCTCATACCAGTTGAGTTAAAACTTGTTACAATAGACTTAGGTGTAGAAGAACACAGTTTAAATGAAAGTAATAAAGCACCAACTGGTGTTAGCCATGAAGATGATGGTAATGACACAAATGATCCTCTTTTGTCAGTTATCAAATCAAACCCTGTTTCATTAGATATAGATAACTATCcaaacacaacacaaattaGATTTCAGAAGAAgaaagtaacaataaaaaagaaaaaaaaaaagattgacATTGAATTTGAACCTGAGTCGCCAAGTGAAGATGAAAAGAAGCAGTTGGAAAAAGATGGTAATTACATGCCTTCTGAGGACTCCACCAGCCACTCTGAAGACTCTGCATATGATGATTTTGATGATAATGGCAAGAAAATTGCAAAACCAAGACATGGATTGGCATATCCACGGCAATGTGACAAC TGTAATTACGAAGTGCCGCGACATTATGAACACTTtcgtcattatatttttatgcatcCTGATATCCCATATCCGTATggagaaaaaaaagaatatacgTGTTCTGTTTGCGGTAAAATGACG ACACGCGCGAAGATAAATTCCCATGAATTAAGTCACATTAATCAAAATTTGCAGTGTCCAAAATGCCCAAAAAAGTTTAAGAATAACCAGAATTTGTATAATCACATGTCAAGAACACATGCAAAACAGAAAGTAATTTGTGATTATTGTTCCAAAGCATTCAATACCAAAGGTGATTTACGGCGACATTTGCGt ACTCATACCGGAACAAAACCTTTCAAATGCCATATTTGCGATGCTGCGTTCGCCCACAGCGGCAATAGAATTGTTCATATTCGTAGCACacatcaaaacattaaatatgtcCCTAAGAAAAAAGTGAAAAGAGACCAGAAAGCAAAAAGCAAGAACAAACATAGTACATACGATAGCAATGAGTCCAGTGATGAGGGAACATTAGTAAAAAGGAAAAAGCGTACAAAACCTACTTCCAAGTc
- the LOC110369599 gene encoding zinc finger protein 69 isoform X3, with translation MALLVKTFNFVQTVWKAQEIVYDFLQNVNMITKSSLRLLDRHKIGLNPVKLKSKAITITKVVYDVCNSENIDINNTLDVDPEEHNSINRNTNKSLLSVVISGNKEGVVKQNEGEELVAICPVDHCHTTSSPLIPVINSNSHTFDLRATECASLKECNEAPVDITNEDSSNITKDTSLPIIKRNTISIDLGESLNECNGASISKDDGDDTKYSFSPIKSNLEVVSTIKCESLIENREESAGISQGDDSNDSLIPVELKLVTIDLGVEEHSLNESNKAPTGVSHEDDGNDTNDPLLSVIKSNPVSLDIDNYPNTTQIRFQKKKVTIKKKKKKIDIEFEPESPSEDEKKQLEKDGNYMPSEDSTSHSEDSAYDDFDDNGKKIAKPRHGLAYPRQCDNCNYEVPRHYEHFRHYIFMHPDIPYPYGEKKEYTCSVCGKMTTRAKINSHELSHINQNLQCPKCPKKFKNNQNLYNHMSRTHAKQKVICDYCSKAFNTKGDLRRHLRTHTGTKPFKCHICDAAFAHSGNRIVHIRSTHQNIKYVPKKKVKRDQKAKSKNKHSTYDSNESSDEGTLVKRKKRTKPTSKSRKRKNNVVSNKKLKPIKKKKMSVVAKENIQNKDTDSESEDELLSDIKLRKTFNE, from the exons ATGGCTCTCTTAGTGAAGACCTTTAACTTTGTACAAACAGTTTGGAAAGCTCAAGAGATTGTCTATGATTTTTTACAAAACGTTAATATG ATAACCAAGTCTTCACTTCGACTCCTGGATAGacataaaattggattaaatCCTGTGAAACTAAAATCAAAGGCCATTACAATAACTAAAGTTGTATATGACGTTTGTAACTCTGAAAATATAGATATCAATAATACTTTAGATGTAGACCCAGAAGAACACAATTCAATCAACagaaacacaaataaatcattattaagtGTTGTTATAAGTGGCAATAAAGAAGGAgttgtaaaacaaaatgaagGTGAAGAACTAGTTGCTATTTGCCCTGTAGACCATTGTCATACCACATCAAGCCCTCTTATACCAGTAATTAATTCAAATAGTCATACATTTGATTTAAGGGCAACAGAATGTGCAAGTCTAAAAGAATGCAATGAAGCACCAGTTGATATTACCAATGAAGACAGCAGTAATATCACAAAAGACACTTCTTTACCAATAATTAAGCGGAACACCATAAGTATAGACTTAGGGGAAAGTCTAAATGAATGCAATGGAGCATCAATCAGTAAGGATGATGGTGATGACACAAAATACTCTTTTTCACCAATTAAGTCTAACCTTGAAGTTGTCAGTACAATAAAATGTGAAAGTCTAATTGAAAATCGTGAAGAATCAGCTGGTATTAGCCAAGGAGATGACAGTAATGACTCTCTCATACCAGTTGAGTTAAAACTTGTTACAATAGACTTAGGTGTAGAAGAACACAGTTTAAATGAAAGTAATAAAGCACCAACTGGTGTTAGCCATGAAGATGATGGTAATGACACAAATGATCCTCTTTTGTCAGTTATCAAATCAAACCCTGTTTCATTAGATATAGATAACTATCcaaacacaacacaaattaGATTTCAGAAGAAgaaagtaacaataaaaaagaaaaaaaaaaagattgacATTGAATTTGAACCTGAGTCGCCAAGTGAAGATGAAAAGAAGCAGTTGGAAAAAGATGGTAATTACATGCCTTCTGAGGACTCCACCAGCCACTCTGAAGACTCTGCATATGATGATTTTGATGATAATGGCAAGAAAATTGCAAAACCAAGACATGGATTGGCATATCCACGGCAATGTGACAAC TGTAATTACGAAGTGCCGCGACATTATGAACACTTtcgtcattatatttttatgcatcCTGATATCCCATATCCGTATggagaaaaaaaagaatatacgTGTTCTGTTTGCGGTAAAATGACG ACACGCGCGAAGATAAATTCCCATGAATTAAGTCACATTAATCAAAATTTGCAGTGTCCAAAATGCCCAAAAAAGTTTAAGAATAACCAGAATTTGTATAATCACATGTCAAGAACACATGCAAAACAGAAAGTAATTTGTGATTATTGTTCCAAAGCATTCAATACCAAAGGTGATTTACGGCGACATTTGCGt ACTCATACCGGAACAAAACCTTTCAAATGCCATATTTGCGATGCTGCGTTCGCCCACAGCGGCAATAGAATTGTTCATATTCGTAGCACacatcaaaacattaaatatgtcCCTAAGAAAAAAGTGAAAAGAGACCAGAAAGCAAAAAGCAAGAACAAACATAGTACATACGATAGCAATGAGTCCAGTGATGAGGGAACATTAGTAAAAAGGAAAAAGCGTACAAAACCTACTTCCAAGTc
- the LOC110384250 gene encoding polyisoprenoid diphosphate/phosphate phosphohydrolase PLPP6 isoform X1, which yields MDELIGHTAESKRQVPPMLKKILHEDVRVTKKVVELGTKVTWTRSLRNHSNLLEVSCHGIVWLAGWLTFIWLFNNKDFYQIQVNLLIALILDIVVIAVIKAFVRRRRPVPMNKLLEVGPDKFSFPSGHASRACLVTTLLILNDLPIYCYPPILAWMSTVCLTRILAERHYILDVLAGVGIGLLEAFLMYLLWLSQGTCASIIASLSDEKVDGGEYHV from the exons ATGGATGAG TTAATTGGACATACAGCAGAGTCGAAGCGACAAGTTCCTCCAATGTTGAAGAAAATATTGCATGAAGATGTACGGGTTACGAAGAAAGTTGTCGAACTCGGGACAAAAGTCACTTGGACAAGATCTCTACGGAATCATTCTAATCTACTAGAG GTGTCATGCCATGGTATTGTCTGGCTGGCCGGCTGGCTCACATTTATCTGGCTGTTTAACAACAAGGACTTTTATCAAATTCAAGTGAACTTGCTCATAG CTCTCATATTGGACATCGTAGTTATAGCAGTGATCAAAGCTTTCGTACGTCGACGTCGGCCAGTGCCAATGAACAAATTACTAGAAGTTGGCCCGGACAAGTTCTCCTTCCCCTCGGGGCACGCTAGTCGAGCCTGCTTGGTGACAACATTACTTATCCTCAACGACCTTCCTATTTACTGTTACCCGCCAATCTTAGCGTGGATGAGCACTGTGTGCCTTACAAGGATATTAGCAGAAAGACATTACATCTTGGATGTATTAGCAGGAGTAGGTATCGGTCTCCTTGAAGCATTTCTAATGTACCTATTATGGCTTTCTCAGGGCACATGTGCTTCGATTATAGCATCGTTATCTGATGAAAAAGTTGACGGAGGAGAATATCATGTttaa
- the LOC110384250 gene encoding polyisoprenoid diphosphate/phosphate phosphohydrolase PLPP6 isoform X2 — MLKKILHEDVRVTKKVVELGTKVTWTRSLRNHSNLLEVSCHGIVWLAGWLTFIWLFNNKDFYQIQVNLLIALILDIVVIAVIKAFVRRRRPVPMNKLLEVGPDKFSFPSGHASRACLVTTLLILNDLPIYCYPPILAWMSTVCLTRILAERHYILDVLAGVGIGLLEAFLMYLLWLSQGTCASIIASLSDEKVDGGEYHV; from the exons ATGTTGAAGAAAATATTGCATGAAGATGTACGGGTTACGAAGAAAGTTGTCGAACTCGGGACAAAAGTCACTTGGACAAGATCTCTACGGAATCATTCTAATCTACTAGAG GTGTCATGCCATGGTATTGTCTGGCTGGCCGGCTGGCTCACATTTATCTGGCTGTTTAACAACAAGGACTTTTATCAAATTCAAGTGAACTTGCTCATAG CTCTCATATTGGACATCGTAGTTATAGCAGTGATCAAAGCTTTCGTACGTCGACGTCGGCCAGTGCCAATGAACAAATTACTAGAAGTTGGCCCGGACAAGTTCTCCTTCCCCTCGGGGCACGCTAGTCGAGCCTGCTTGGTGACAACATTACTTATCCTCAACGACCTTCCTATTTACTGTTACCCGCCAATCTTAGCGTGGATGAGCACTGTGTGCCTTACAAGGATATTAGCAGAAAGACATTACATCTTGGATGTATTAGCAGGAGTAGGTATCGGTCTCCTTGAAGCATTTCTAATGTACCTATTATGGCTTTCTCAGGGCACATGTGCTTCGATTATAGCATCGTTATCTGATGAAAAAGTTGACGGAGGAGAATATCATGTttaa
- the LOC110383907 gene encoding single-pass membrane and coiled-coil domain-containing protein 4 translates to MRKLKGAVKETARQKRERKQEFAKMRQQIHTVVLPTFAVIFLLICVYVYLKTRPTAMQYA, encoded by the coding sequence ATGCGGAAACTAAAGGGAGCAGTTAAAGAAACAGCTAGACAAAAGCGAGAGCGGAAACAAGAGTTTGCCAAAATGCGACAACAAATTCATACAGTTGTTTTGCCTACTTTCGCGGTAATTTTTCTGTTAATTTGCGTATACGTGTACCTAAAAACCAGGCCGACAGCGATGCAGTACGCGTAA
- the LOC126054933 gene encoding thiamine transporter 2: MLAWIQVTLILCAFGLLREIRPSEPFVSEFLLGEWRNITEEQLNRDVYPIGTYSYLGLLVVVFLITDFLRFKPVIILSGLSGIAVYAILLWTTSLEWVQASQFFYGLYMATEVAYYTYIYAKVDPAKYPRVSSYTRIAALSGRFLSGLSSQLLTHFGLMDYRDLNYITFTAQILATFWAFWLPPVQYGIYFHRRTSVGSPTLDKQLHHNSSGNLTRSNMVEASTLIARHARSAYTRPKVLAWSGLYAVALALFVQAQTYMQLLWKQIQEESNSPVAYNGAVEAAQTLLGAGGAFAASILASSGIPAPVAAVQGVAVFIATFFGNVFVSYAGYIVMGMLFHYTITLASAKIAGQLSDESCFGLIFGINTLVGTGLQSILTLVLIQTLKLPIASQYFAISGLYLLLASVWLLGWMINMCRQKQTINVNNQY; this comes from the exons ATGCTGGCGTGGATTCAAGTGACGCTCATATTGTGCGCCTTCGGGCTGCTGCGGGAGATCAGACCGTCGGAGCCGTTCGTTTCGGAGTTCCTCCTCGGCGAATGGAGAAACATAACGGAAGAACAGCTCAACAGAGATGTGTACCCAATTGGGACTTACTCATACCTGGGCTTGCTTGTTGTTGTGTTCCTGATAACTGATTTTCTAAGATTCAAGCCTGTTATCATCTTATCTG GTCTAAGCGGTATTGCCGTATACGCCATTTTACTTTGGACAACAAGTTTAGAATGGGTGCAGGCTTCGCAGTTCTTCTATGGCCTCTACATGGCTACAGAAGTCGCCTACTATACTTATATTTATGCAAAA GTGGACCCTGCAAAATACCCGCGCGTTTCCTCCTACACGCGGATAGCTGCACTATCAGGCAGGTTCCTGTCAGGGCTCAGCTCACAGCTACTCACTCACTTCGGCCTCATGGACTATAGGGATCTCAACTACATCACATTTACAG CTCAGATCCTTGCGACGTTCTGGGCGTTCTGGCTACCACCCGTGCAGTATGGCATCTACTTCCATCGGCGGACCTCCGTTGGGAGTCCAACCCTGGATAAACAATTACATCACAACTCAAGTGGG AATCTAACGCGCTCCAACATGGTGGAAGCGTCAACACTGATCGCGCGTCACGCCCGGTCAGCGTACACGCGTCCCAAAGTGTTGGCTTGGTCGGGACTGTACGCGGTGGCTTTAGCGCTCTTCGTACAAGCGCAGACCTACATGCAGTTGCTGTGGAAGCAGATACAAGAGGAGAGCAATTCACCG GTAGCATACAACGGTGCAGTAGAAGCAGCACAAACGCTCTTAGGCGCGGGCGGTGCTTTCGCCGCGTCGATCCTAGCGTCGTCTGGCATTCCCGCGCCCGTGGCCGCCGTGCAAGGAGTCGCTGTCTTCATAGCAACCTTCTTCGGCAACGTCTTCGTGTCCTACGCAGGGTACATCGTGATGGGCATGCTGTTTCACTACACTATTACGCTGGCCAG TGCAAAAATAGCGGGTCAGCTAAGCGACGAGAGTTGCTTCGGACTGATATTCGGTATCAACACGCTGGTCGGGACGGGTCTGCAGTCCATTCTTACCCTAGTGCTCATACAAACATTGAAGCTGCCCATAGCTTCACAGTACTTCGCGATCAGTGGCCTTTACTTACTGCTGGCTTCTGTGTGGCTACTCGGCTGGATGATCAACATGTGCCGCCAGAAACAAACTATTAATGTTAACAACCAGTATTGA
- the LOC110370125 gene encoding zinc finger protein 14, with translation MPDKKSILKCRHCSKSFKYDSERKRHEQSHDPQFQCKVCNKNFSFISALRRHEKQHERTGTVQCSECGREFRDNILLKRHTKYAHGGKFTCTKCSTVFNSEPALKTHMKTHKSLSERRYECSFEGCTKKFNFAHHLKHHELTHTNTKQHYCKICNKGFIQSHHLKTHMKTHTSDSSLICLLDDCGKKFATVYAKKRHVVKHHLKPDSGISSDSSSACDLSFMTKMETEDDTINCPSCAQIILKSQYEKHAFSCIQNLKEEYSTENIPGTIFENSGIEELRTQSKNNDEEVVNCKLVLGRCIMSDKGEKCVCAQISKTVEEEEYDFVPIDEPLNMTKPDKNTDNFCEGCECSERFKVKTAPIRPCGDWRENAPLIEYKTDGTLKLKEFFEIDIPAINSPIEEKNTYKEVKLFPYNSCKAVLGNCIVSGNGTMGDGCLCARMAMDDQITTQEIDDITPRPKQEMCL, from the exons ATGCCCGACAAGAAAAGTATTCTGAAATGCCGTCATTGCTCCAAGAGCTTCAAATATGACAGTGAAAGAAAGCGCCATGAGCAAAGCCATGACCCCCAGTTTCAGTGCAAagtttgcaataaaaacttcagctttat ATCAGCTCTACGCCGCCATGAAAAGCAGCATGAGAGAACAGGGACAGTTCAATGTTCCGAATGTGGAAGAGAGTTCAGAGATAATATACTTCTTAAAAGACACACTAAATATGCACATGGAG GAAAATTCACATGCACAAAATGTAGCACAGTGTTCAACAGTGAGCCGGCACTGAAGACACACATGAAAACACACAAGTCCCTGTCGGAGAGGCGCTATGAGTGTAGCTTTGAGGGCTGCACCAAGAAGTTTAACTTTGCACACCATTTGAAACACCATGAGctcacacacacaaatacaaagCAACATTATTGTAAGATATGTAATAAAG GTTTCATACAATCACATCATTTGAAGACTCACATGAAGACGCACACTTCTGACTCGTCTCTTATCTGTTTGCTTGATGATTGCGGGAAGAAATTCGCCACTGTGTACGCTAAGAAACGACATGTGGTGAAACATC atCTTAAGCCAGATAGCGGAATATCATCTGACTCAAGTTCTGCATGTGATTTGTCCTTTATGACAAAAATGGAAACCGAAGATG ATACCATAAACTGCCCGTCGTGTGCACAAATAATACTCAAGTCTCAATACGAAAAACATGCATTTAGCTGTATACAGAATCTAAAAGAGGAATATTCTACCGAAAATATACCTGGAACGATTTTTGAAAATAGTGGAATTGAGGAATTAAGAacacaaagtaaaaataatgacGAAGAAGTCGTCAACTGTAAGTTAGTATTAGGCCGTTGTATAATGAGTGATAAAGGCGAAAAATGCGTTTGTGCACAAATATCTAAGACTgttgaagaagaagaatatgATTTTGTACCTATTGATGAACCTTTAAATATGACTAAGCCAGATAAGAACACTGATAACTTCTGTGAAGGTTGTGAATGTTCTGAAcgttttaaagttaaaactgcACCAATTAGGCCCTGTGGAGATTGGCGGGAGAACGCGCCATTAATAGAGTACAAGACTGATGGCacgttaaaattaaaagaatttttcgaaaTTGATATTCCTGCAATCAATTCTccaatagaagaaaaaaatacatataaggaAGTGAAACTGTTTCCCTATAATAGTTGTAAAGCTGTATTGGGTAACTGCATCGTGAGTGGGAATGGCACTATGGGCGATGGCTGTCTGTGCGCCAGGATGGCAATGGATGACCAAATAACTACGCAAGAGATTGATGATATCACGCCGAGACCAAAACAAGAAATGTGTCTGTGA